From a region of the Bombus pascuorum chromosome 17, iyBomPasc1.1, whole genome shotgun sequence genome:
- the LOC132915459 gene encoding serine/threonine-protein kinase D3 isoform X2 — MEGPEVTFLFQFGLTRDTVTVESSTLTLKTLKEFACDFINTKCPEHGLNHLFERLLLFKHDYNSTNILQLITNATEVVDETLVEIVLTAQVPNEEIPIRPHALTVHSYKVPTFCDFCGEMLFGLVRQGLKCEGCGMNYHKRCVIKVPNNCSHDASQRRRSSAMLNVPRSPSQGSTSSLTSISDDNHSTNNTPNASQNNSTLTIPSIMTPKQSRSPSLGGRPVWVERELATRIKIPHTFVVHTYTRPTVCGYCKKLLRGLFKQGLQCKDCQYNAHKKCIEKIPKDCTGENPRDNTGNEYPDSGVGSEPEGKCDGRNEEGDGDSDAESPSPPQHSSFVVDETKGSDEYTDQVPSNDDIIYDEFQKSRPSSSTPSNNIPLMRIVQSVKHTKRRGSKVLKEGWMVHFTNRDPLRKKHYWRLDTKAITLFQNENSSKYYKEIPLVEILSIETAETSRSHTMHCFELKTANIDYYVGEDPSYGDNCSQVPPSESGIGAHIARSWETGIRQALMPVTISASQEESTEPEENITDMSQLYEIFPDEVLGSGQFGTVYGGVHRKSGRAVAIKVIDKLRFPTKQEAQLKNEVAILQNLSHSGVVNLERMFETPERIFVVMEKLKGDMLEMILSSERGRLSERVTKFLITQILIALKHLHSKNIVHCDLKPENVLLSSDSEFTQVKLCDFGFARIIGEKSFRRSVVGTPAYLAPEVLRNKGYNRSLDMWSVGVIIYVSLSGTFPFNEEEDINEQIQNAAFMYPPIPWQEISSDAIDLINNLLQVKQRKRYTVDKSLQHVWLQDYQTWCDLRELETKVGYRYLTHESDDARWSAYSNQRT, encoded by the exons ATGGAGGGACCAgaagtaacatttttatttcagtttgGTTTAACTCGTGATACTGTTACAGTTGAAAGCAGCACATTGACTCTCAAGACACTTAAAGAATTTGCTTGTGactttataaatacaaagtgTCCAGAACATGGGTTAAATCATTTATTTGAGCGATtgcttttatttaaacatgaTTATAATTCCACTAATATCTTACAACTTATTACAAATGCCACTGAAGTTGTAGATGAAACATTAGTGGAAATTGTTCTGACTG CACAAGTGCCAAATGAAGAAATTCCCATTCGTCCCCATGCTTTAACTGTTCATTCATATAAAGTTCCAACATTTTGTGATTTTTGTGGAGAAATGTTATTTGGCCTTGTTCGACAAGGATTAAAATGTGAAG gTTGTGGAATgaattatcataaaagatgTGTTATAAAAGTACCTAATAATTGCTCACATGATGCCAGTCAAAGACGGCGTAGTTCTGCAATGTTAAATGTACCAAGGTCTCCAAGTCAAGGATCTACTAGTAGTTTGACCAGCATTAGTGATGATAATCATAGTACAAATAATACACCGAATGCAAGTCAAAATAATAGTACTTTG aCAATACCGAGTATAATGACACCAAAACAGTCTCGCTCTCCTTCATTGGGAGGAAGACCAGTATGGGTTGAACGAGAACTTGCAACacgtataaaaattccacATACATTTGTGGTACATACTTATACCAGACCAACTGTATGTggatattgtaaaaaattattacgagGTTTATTTAAACAAGGCCTACAGTGCAAAGATTGTCAATATAATGCACACAAGAAATGTATAGAAAAAATACCTAAAGACTGTACTGGAGAAAATCCACGTGACAATACAG gTAACGAATATCCCGATAGTGGTGTCGGTAGTGAGCCGGAGGGAAAATGTGACGGTAGAAACGAAGAAGGCGATGGTGATAGCGATGCTGAATCTCCTTCACCTCCTCAACATTCGTCTTTTGTAGTAGATGAAACAAAAGGATCTGACGAATACACT gaCCAAGTTCCAAGCAATGATGACATTATTTATGATGAATTTCAGAAATCTAGACCATCAAG TTCTACACCAAGCAATAATATTCCTTTAATGCGCATAGTGCAGAGTGTTAAACATACAAAACGACGTGGTTCGAAAGTTTTAAAAGAGGGCTGGATGGTACACTTTACAAATCGTGATCCATTG CGGAAGAAACATTATTGGCGTCTTGATACAAAagctataacgttatttcaaaatgaaaatagctccaaatattataaagaaattcCATTAGTTGAAATATTGTCTATTGAAACTGCTGAGACATCCCGTTcac ACACAATGCATTGCTTTGAGTTAAAAACTGCCAATATTGATTATTATGTTGGAGAAGATCCTTCATATGGAGATAACTGTAGCCAAGTTCCTCCATCAGAAAGTGGTATTGGAGCACATATAGCTAGGTCATGGGAAACTGGTATTAGACAAGCATTGATGCCTGTAACTATATCAGCCA GTCAAGAAGAATCTACAGAACctgaagaaaatatcactGATATGTCTCAATTATATGAGATTTTTCCAGATGAAGTTCTAGGTTCTGGACAATTTGGTACAGTGTATGGAGGTGTTCATCGTAAAAGTGGTCGAGCAGTTGCCATCAAAGTTATTGATAAATTACGTTTTCCTACAAAGCAAGAAGCACAACTTAAAAATGAGGTCGCTATTTTGCAGAATCTTTCGCATAGCGGAGTTGTTAATCTAGAACGAATGTTTGAAACTCCTGAGCGAATATTTGTAGtgatggaaaaattaaaaggcGATATGCTAGAAATGATACTAAGTTCAGAACGTGGCCGTCTTAGCGAAAGAGTAACTAAATTCCTAATTACACAGATATTAATAGCATTAAAACATCTACATAGCAAGAATATAGTACATTGTGATTTAAAACCTGAAAACGTATTGTTAAGCAGCGATAGCGAATTTACACAAGTAAAACTATGTGACTTTGGTTTTGCAAGAATCATAGGAGAAAAAAGTTTCAGAAGAAGTGTTGTTGGTACCCCAGCATATCTAGCACCAGAAGTTTTAAGAAACAAAGGTTATAATCGTTCTTTAGATATGTGGAGTGTTGGTGTAATTATTTACGTGTCTCTAAGTGGCACATTTCCATTcaatgaagaagaagatattaaTGAACAAATTCAAAATGCTGCTTTCATGTATCCACCTATTCCTTGGCAGGAAATTTCATCTGATG caattgatttaattaataatttgttacaagtgaaacaaagaaaacgttatactgtagATAAGAGTTTACAACACGTATGGCTCCAG gATTATCAAACATGGTGTGATTTACGAGAATTAGAAACAAAAGTAGGATATCGCTATTTAACTCACGAAAGTGATGATGCCCGGTGGTCAGCATACAGTAATCAGCGTACATGA
- the LOC132915459 gene encoding serine/threonine-protein kinase D3 isoform X1 produces MEGPEVTFLFQFGLTRDTVTVESSTLTLKTLKEFACDFINTKCPEHGLNHLFERLLLFKHDYNSTNILQLITNATEVVDETLVEIVLTAQVPNEEIPIRPHALTVHSYKVPTFCDFCGEMLFGLVRQGLKCEGCGMNYHKRCVIKVPNNCSHDASQRRRSSAMLNVPRSPSQGSTSSLTSISDDNHSTNNTPNASQNNSTLTIPSIMTPKQSRSPSLGGRPVWVERELATRIKIPHTFVVHTYTRPTVCGYCKKLLRGLFKQGLQCKDCQYNAHKKCIEKIPKDCTGENPRDNTGNEYPDSGVGSEPEGKCDGRNEEGDGDSDAESPSPPQHSSFVVDETKGSDEYTDQVPSNDDIIYDEFQKSRPSSCSSTPSNNIPLMRIVQSVKHTKRRGSKVLKEGWMVHFTNRDPLRKKHYWRLDTKAITLFQNENSSKYYKEIPLVEILSIETAETSRSHTMHCFELKTANIDYYVGEDPSYGDNCSQVPPSESGIGAHIARSWETGIRQALMPVTISASQEESTEPEENITDMSQLYEIFPDEVLGSGQFGTVYGGVHRKSGRAVAIKVIDKLRFPTKQEAQLKNEVAILQNLSHSGVVNLERMFETPERIFVVMEKLKGDMLEMILSSERGRLSERVTKFLITQILIALKHLHSKNIVHCDLKPENVLLSSDSEFTQVKLCDFGFARIIGEKSFRRSVVGTPAYLAPEVLRNKGYNRSLDMWSVGVIIYVSLSGTFPFNEEEDINEQIQNAAFMYPPIPWQEISSDAIDLINNLLQVKQRKRYTVDKSLQHVWLQDYQTWCDLRELETKVGYRYLTHESDDARWSAYSNQRT; encoded by the exons ATGGAGGGACCAgaagtaacatttttatttcagtttgGTTTAACTCGTGATACTGTTACAGTTGAAAGCAGCACATTGACTCTCAAGACACTTAAAGAATTTGCTTGTGactttataaatacaaagtgTCCAGAACATGGGTTAAATCATTTATTTGAGCGATtgcttttatttaaacatgaTTATAATTCCACTAATATCTTACAACTTATTACAAATGCCACTGAAGTTGTAGATGAAACATTAGTGGAAATTGTTCTGACTG CACAAGTGCCAAATGAAGAAATTCCCATTCGTCCCCATGCTTTAACTGTTCATTCATATAAAGTTCCAACATTTTGTGATTTTTGTGGAGAAATGTTATTTGGCCTTGTTCGACAAGGATTAAAATGTGAAG gTTGTGGAATgaattatcataaaagatgTGTTATAAAAGTACCTAATAATTGCTCACATGATGCCAGTCAAAGACGGCGTAGTTCTGCAATGTTAAATGTACCAAGGTCTCCAAGTCAAGGATCTACTAGTAGTTTGACCAGCATTAGTGATGATAATCATAGTACAAATAATACACCGAATGCAAGTCAAAATAATAGTACTTTG aCAATACCGAGTATAATGACACCAAAACAGTCTCGCTCTCCTTCATTGGGAGGAAGACCAGTATGGGTTGAACGAGAACTTGCAACacgtataaaaattccacATACATTTGTGGTACATACTTATACCAGACCAACTGTATGTggatattgtaaaaaattattacgagGTTTATTTAAACAAGGCCTACAGTGCAAAGATTGTCAATATAATGCACACAAGAAATGTATAGAAAAAATACCTAAAGACTGTACTGGAGAAAATCCACGTGACAATACAG gTAACGAATATCCCGATAGTGGTGTCGGTAGTGAGCCGGAGGGAAAATGTGACGGTAGAAACGAAGAAGGCGATGGTGATAGCGATGCTGAATCTCCTTCACCTCCTCAACATTCGTCTTTTGTAGTAGATGAAACAAAAGGATCTGACGAATACACT gaCCAAGTTCCAAGCAATGATGACATTATTTATGATGAATTTCAGAAATCTAGACCATCAAG TTGCAGTTCTACACCAAGCAATAATATTCCTTTAATGCGCATAGTGCAGAGTGTTAAACATACAAAACGACGTGGTTCGAAAGTTTTAAAAGAGGGCTGGATGGTACACTTTACAAATCGTGATCCATTG CGGAAGAAACATTATTGGCGTCTTGATACAAAagctataacgttatttcaaaatgaaaatagctccaaatattataaagaaattcCATTAGTTGAAATATTGTCTATTGAAACTGCTGAGACATCCCGTTcac ACACAATGCATTGCTTTGAGTTAAAAACTGCCAATATTGATTATTATGTTGGAGAAGATCCTTCATATGGAGATAACTGTAGCCAAGTTCCTCCATCAGAAAGTGGTATTGGAGCACATATAGCTAGGTCATGGGAAACTGGTATTAGACAAGCATTGATGCCTGTAACTATATCAGCCA GTCAAGAAGAATCTACAGAACctgaagaaaatatcactGATATGTCTCAATTATATGAGATTTTTCCAGATGAAGTTCTAGGTTCTGGACAATTTGGTACAGTGTATGGAGGTGTTCATCGTAAAAGTGGTCGAGCAGTTGCCATCAAAGTTATTGATAAATTACGTTTTCCTACAAAGCAAGAAGCACAACTTAAAAATGAGGTCGCTATTTTGCAGAATCTTTCGCATAGCGGAGTTGTTAATCTAGAACGAATGTTTGAAACTCCTGAGCGAATATTTGTAGtgatggaaaaattaaaaggcGATATGCTAGAAATGATACTAAGTTCAGAACGTGGCCGTCTTAGCGAAAGAGTAACTAAATTCCTAATTACACAGATATTAATAGCATTAAAACATCTACATAGCAAGAATATAGTACATTGTGATTTAAAACCTGAAAACGTATTGTTAAGCAGCGATAGCGAATTTACACAAGTAAAACTATGTGACTTTGGTTTTGCAAGAATCATAGGAGAAAAAAGTTTCAGAAGAAGTGTTGTTGGTACCCCAGCATATCTAGCACCAGAAGTTTTAAGAAACAAAGGTTATAATCGTTCTTTAGATATGTGGAGTGTTGGTGTAATTATTTACGTGTCTCTAAGTGGCACATTTCCATTcaatgaagaagaagatattaaTGAACAAATTCAAAATGCTGCTTTCATGTATCCACCTATTCCTTGGCAGGAAATTTCATCTGATG caattgatttaattaataatttgttacaagtgaaacaaagaaaacgttatactgtagATAAGAGTTTACAACACGTATGGCTCCAG gATTATCAAACATGGTGTGATTTACGAGAATTAGAAACAAAAGTAGGATATCGCTATTTAACTCACGAAAGTGATGATGCCCGGTGGTCAGCATACAGTAATCAGCGTACATGA
- the LOC132915449 gene encoding bifunctional glutamate/proline--tRNA ligase — protein MTYKVIVDSKNPPTDALIVLEVINSQNKEKIEIVWCNDWKDDGNIQLTDSQNKVLGKRSSDVSRYFARTTCTDLYGGVNPREKTEVDHWLSFAIGPLEFYPLKEDALSYLDNILMTNTWLVSKKLTIADIHVFCTLVDKKFLTQFEKKFINITRWYKQMLSLSAVTKALHLVKKNAKLSHHNNVQSEKTINKQTGQRKQEGKFIDLPGAEMGKVIVRFPPEASGYLHIGHAKAALLNQYYAQTFQGQFIMRFDDTNPAKENVEFEKAILEDLELLQIKPDRFTHSSDYFDLMLEYCTKLIKDGKAYVDNTPADIMKEQRDQKLMSSNRNNSIEQNLELWNEMQQGTVKGQECCVRAKIDYQSTNGCLRDPTIYRCKPEPHPRTGTKYKVYPIYDFACPIVDAVENVTHTLRTTEYHDRDVQFYWIIDALGLRRPYIWEYSRLNMTHTVLSKRKLTWFVDQGLVDGWDDPRFPTVRGILRRGMTVEGLKQFIIAQGSSKSVVFMEWDKIWAFNKKVIDPVATRYTALEYNKIVPVHIDDAKEEWLTVQNHPKDISKGTKQVLVGSQVYIERDDANLLAEGQNATFINWGNILIKQIERENDVIKRVVAQLNLENKDYKNTLKITWLSIPSDKNHDVSKVSLIPCYAVYFDHIISKSILGKDDDYKDFIAKNTRTEIQMLGEVALKHVEKGEIIQLQRKGFFRCDVSYAPVSPFSSREQPLILFHIPDGHTTNVTKSIPTGSTPASVKEISQKNKRTLDANLINKKIVVQLEEIGTLGTTLNKSQMISDESTLSKNIVQQESRIKELQLKINQEMQRLSNLKTEYKNKTGNEWTGIKNQNITKDILTESHVVRLYNEIQKQGDKVRQLKSSKAEKSVIDEEVKKLLALKLDYKSLTGQDWKPPTIPATDVTDKDKNSVDKISASIQKQGDKVRQLKSSKAEKDVIDEEVKKLLALKLDYKSLTGQDWKPSTIPATDVTNKDKNFVDEISESIQKQGDKVRQLKSSKAEKDVIDEEVKKLLALKLDYRSLTGQDWKPSTIPATDVTDKDKNSVDKISESIQKQGDKVRQLKSSKAEKDVIDEEVKKLLALKLDYKSLTGQDWKPSTIPATDVTNKDKNFVDEISESIQKQGDKVRQLKSSKAEKDVIDEEVKKLLALKLDYKSLTGQDWKPSTIPTSDVTNKDENSADKISESIQKQGDKVRKLKEIKTDKSIIDQEIKILLDLKNNYKALTGQEWKSISDMSKKKKEDVSKREKQNTSNKEICKNESMKDVDTGKTRLGLEARKEENFFDWYSQIITKSGMIEYYDVSGCYIYRPWSFAVWKMIKEYIDKEITQMGVQECYFPMFVTRTVLEKEKKHIADFAPEVAWVTKCGESDLAEPIAIRPTSETVMYPAYAKWLKSDTELPLKLNQWNNVVRWEFKDPKPFLRTREFLWQEGHSAFATKAEADEEVMLILDLYARVYEDLLAIPVVKGRKTEKEKFAGGDYTTTVEAFISTSGRAIQGATSHHLGQNFSKMFNIQVENAVEGNEKTFVYQNSWGLTTRTIGVMIMVHGDDKGLVLPPNVASIQAIIVPCGITASTTPQQRELLFSECNKLLDELSKDSLRVKADYRSNRTPGWKFNHWELKGVPVRIEVGPKDLNKNQVTFVRRDNSERVFAKRPDVVTALHTLLTNIQADMLSKAKKNLNEHIKRADNWNEFCSYLNEKNILLSPFCGESSCEDKIKRDSAREDTGGEIGTLSMGAKSLCIPFEQPPSSTSFDKQTCIHPDCQNKPQFYTLFGRSY, from the exons ATGACTTATAAGGTTATAGTTGATTCTAAAAATCCTCCAACAG ATGCATTGATAGTATTAGAGGTAATCAATTCgcaaaataaggaaaaaattgaaatagttTGGTGCAATGATTGGAAGGATGATGGAAATATACAACTAACTGATAGTCAAAATAAAGTATTGGGAAAAAGAAGCAGTGATGTTAGTCGCTATTTTGCTAGAACTACATGTACAGATCTTTATG GTGGTGTCAATCCTCGTGAAAAGACTGAAGTTGATCATTGGTTATCATTTGCAATCGGACCTCTTGAATTTTATCCATTAAAGGAAGATGCACTCTCTTATTTAGATAACATATTAATGACAAACACTTGGTTGGTCTccaaaaaattaacaattgcTGACATCCATGTATTTTGTACTCTTGTagataagaaatttttgaCACAGttcgaaaaaaaatttattaatataaccaGATGGTATAAACAGATGCTTTCATTATCAGCTGTGACAAAAGCATTACATTTAGTTAAAAAGAATGCTAAATTATCTCATCATAATAATGTACAATCTGAGAAAACTATTAATAAACAAACAGGGCAAAGAAAGCAAGAAGGTAAATTTATTGATTTGCCTGGAGCAGAAATGGGTAAA gTCATAGTACGTTTCCCACCAGAAGCAAGTGGCTATTTACATATTGGTCATGCTAAGGCTGCCTTGTTAAATCAATATTATGCACAAACATTTCAAGGACAATTCATTATGAGATTCGACGATACAAATCCTGCGAAAGAGAATGTAGAGTTTGAAAAAGCTATTCTAGAAGATTTAGAGTTATTGCAAATTAAACCAGATCGATTTACTCATTCTTCTGATTACTTTGATTTGATGTTGGAGTATTGTACTAAACTGATAAAAGATGGTAAGGCATATGTAGATAATACACCAGCTGATATAATGAAAGAACAGCGTGATCAGAAATTGATGTCATCAAACAGAAATAATT cTATTGAACAGAATCTTGAATTATGGAATGAGATGCAGCAGGGTACAGTTAAAGGTCAGGAATGTTGTGTTAGAGCAAAGATTGATTATCAATCTACGAATGGATGTTTACGAGATCCAACAATTTATAGATGCAAACCAGAACCACATCCTCGTACTGGAACAAAATATAA GGTTTACCCAATATATGATTTTGCTTGTCCTATTGTTGATGCTGTCGAAAACGTTACTCATACTTTGCGTACAACAGAATATCATGACAGAGATGTTCAATTTTATTGGATAATTGATGCCCTGGGATTGAGACGTCCTTATATATGGGAATATTCACGTTTGAATATGACGCACACAGTTttatcaaaaagaaaattaacttGGTTCGTTGATCAAGGTTTAGTTGATGGTTGGGATGATCCACGCTTTCCAACAGTAAGGGGTATTCTGAGAAGAGGGATGACAGTTGAAGGATTGAAACAGTTTATTATTGCTCAAGGTAGTTCAAAATCTGTCGTTTTCATGGAATGGGATAAAATATGGGCATTTAACAAAAAAGTTATTGATCCAGTTGCTACTAG ATATACCGCTttggaatataataaaattgtaccaGTGCATATAGATGATGCGAAGGAAGAATGGTTAACCGTTCAAAATCATCCAAAAGATATATCAAAAGGCACTAAACAAGTATTAGTAGGATCACAGGTATATATAGAAAGAGATGATGCAAATTTGCTAGCTGAAGGTCAAAATGCTACCTTCATTAATTGGggtaacattttaataaaacaaattgaaagagagaatgaTGTTATTAAACGAGTTGTAGcacaattaaatttagaaaacaaggattataaaaatacattaaaaattacatggTTATCAATACCGTCTGATAAAAATCATGATGTTAGTAAAGTTAGTCTAATTCCATGCTACGCTGTTTATTTTGATCATATTATAAGTAAATCAATATTGGGAAAGGATGATGATTACAAAGATTTCATTGCAAAAAATACAAGA ACAGAGATACAAATGCTTGGAGAAGTAGCATTAAAACATgtggaaaaaggagaaataattcaattacaaaGAAAAGGATTTTTTAGATGCGATGTATCTTATGCTCCTGTTAGCCCATTTTCTTCTAGAGAACAgccattaatattatttcatattccaGATGGCCATACTACAAATGTAACAAAATCCATACCTACTGGTAGTACACCAGCATctgttaaagaaatttctcaaaaaaat aaacgaACATTAGATGCGAActtaattaacaaaaaaattgtTGTACAATTAGAAGAAATTGGGACACTAGGTACAACTTTAAATAAGTCGCAAATGATATCTGATGAAAGTACATTGtctaaaaatattgtacaacaAGAAAGCAGAATTAAAGAATTACAATTGAAGATAAATCAAGAAATGCAACGactttctaatttaaaaacagaatataaaaataaaactggtAATGAGTGGACtggaataaaaaatcaaaatataacaaaagatatattaacAGAATCGCATGTTGTAAgattatataatgaaattcaaaaaCAAGGAGATAAAGTAAGACAATTAAAAAGTTCGAAAGCAGAAAAAAGTGTTATTGATGAAGAGGTAAAAAAACTTTTGGCTTTGAAGTTGGATTACAAATCTCTTACTGGTCAAGATTGGAAACCACCTACTATTCCAGCAACTGATGTAACGGATAAAGACAAAAATTCTGTTGACAAAATATCTGCAAGTATACAAAAACAAGGAGATAAAGTAAGGCAATTAAAAAGTTCGAAAGCAGAAAAAGATGTTATCGATGAAGAGGTAAAAAAACTTTTGGCTTTGAAGTTGGATTACAAATCTCTTACTGGTCAAGATTGGAAACCATCTACTATTCCAGCAACTGATGTAACGAATAAAGACAAAAATTTTGTTGACGAAATATCTGAAAGTATACAAAAACAAGGAGATAAAGTAAGGCAATTAAAAAGTTCGAAAGCAGAAAAAGATGTTATCGATGAAGAGGTAAAAAAACTTTTGGCTTTGAAGTTGGATTACAGATCTCTTACTGGTCAAGATTGGAAACCATCTACTATTCCAGCAACTGATGTAACGGATAAAGACAAAAATTCTGTTGACAAAATATCTGAAAGTATACAAAAACAAGGAGATAAAGTAAGGCAATTAAAAAGTTCGAAAGCAGAAAAAGATGTTATCGATGAAGAGGTAAAAAAACTTTTGGCTTTGAAGTTGGATTACAAATCTCTTACTGGTCAAGATTGGAAACCATCTACTATTCCAGCAACTGATGTAACGAATAAAGACAAAAATTTTGTTGACGAAATATCTGAAAGTATACAAAAACAAGGAGATAAAGTAAGGCAATTAAAAAGTTCGAAAGCAGAAAAAGATGTTATCGATGAAGAGGTAAAAAAACTTTTGGCTTTAAAGTTGGATTACAAATCTCTTACTGGTCAAGATTGGAAACCATCTACTATTCCAACAAGTGATGTAACGAATAAAGACGAAAATTCTGCTGACAAAATATCAGAAAGTATACAGAAACAAGGAGATaaagtaagaaaattaaaagaaattaaaacagataaaagtattattgaccaagaaataaagattctattagatttgaaaaataattataaggCATTAACAGGACAAGAATGGAAATCAATATCTGATATGtctaagaagaaaaaagaagatgtTTCTAAACGCGAAAAACAGAATACAtctaataaagaaatatgtaaaaatgaaagCATGAAAGATGTAGATACAGGTAAAACAAGATTAGGATTAGAggcaagaaaagaagaaaatttctttgattGGTATTCTCAAATTATTACTAAAAGTGGTATGATTGAATATTACGATGTATCCGGTTGTTATATTTACCGCCCGTGGAGTTTTGCTGTGtggaaaatgataaaagaatacATTGACAAAGAAATAACACAAATGGGTGTACAAGAATGTTATTTTCCTATGTTCGTTACACGAACagtattagaaaaagaaaaaaagcacaTAGCAGATTTTGCTCCTGAAGTTGCATGGGTAACAAAATGTGGAGAATCAGACTTAGCAGAACCTATTGCTATAAGACCAACATCAGAGACTGTAATGTATCCTGCTTATGCCAAATGGTTAAAATCTGATACTGAACTTCCTTTAAAACTTAATCAATGGAATAATGTTGTA AGATGGGAATTTAAGGATCCTAAACCTTTCTTACGTACAAGAGAATTTTTGTGGCAAGAAGGTCATTCTGCTTTTGCTACTAAAGCTGAGGCTGATGAAGAAGTCATGCTCATTTTAGATCTATATGCAAGAGTATATGAAGACTTGTTAGCAATACCTGTTGTTAAAGGCCGTAAaacggaaaaagagaaatttgcTGGTGGTGACTACACTACCACTGTTGAAgcttttatttcaacaagtgGTCGTGCAATACAAGGAGCGACAAGTCATCATCTCGgacaaaatttttctaaaatgtttaatattcaaGTAGAGAATGCAGTAGAAGGGAATGAAAAAACATTTGTCTATCAAAATTCATGGGGTCTAACGACTCGCACGATTGGAGTTATGATAATG GTCCATGGAGATGATAAAGGTTTAGTATTACCACCAAATGTAGCTTCTATTCAAGCCATTATAGTTCCTTGCGGTATTACAGCAAGTACAACGCCTCAACAAAGAGAATTATTGTTCTctgaatgtaataaattattggaTGAACTTTCGAAAGATTCACTTAGAGTTAAAGCAGATTATCGGAGTAATCGCACTCCAGGTTGGAAATTTAATCATTGGGAATTAAAAGGTGTACCTGTAAGAATTGAAGTAGGTCCTAAAGACTTAAACAAAAATCAGGTCACTTTTGTACGTAGAGATAATTCTGAAAGAGTATTTGCAAAAAGACCTGACGTAGTCACGGCTTTGCATACATTACTGACTAATATACAAGCAGATATGCTTTCCAA AGCAAAAAAAAACTTAAACGAGCATATTAAGCGTGCGGATAATTGGAATGAATTTTGTTCTTATCTCAATGaaaaaaacatattattatcACCATTTTGTGGAGAATCATCTTgtgaagataaaattaaacgcGACAGTGCACG AGAGGATACGGGAGGAGAAATTGGAACATTATCAATGGGTGCAAAAAGTCTATGCATACCATTTGAACAACCACCTTCATCAACATCTTTTGATAAACAAACATGTATCCACCCCGATTGTCAGAACAAACCGCAGTTTTATACACTTTTCGGCCGTAGCTATTAA